From the Salvelinus fontinalis isolate EN_2023a chromosome 21, ASM2944872v1, whole genome shotgun sequence genome, the window GGTCTTAcgcacattggctacggagagcatgatcacacactcgtccagaacagctggtgctctcatgcatggtgcagtgttgcttgcctctaaGCGgtgcatagaaggcatttagctcgtctggaagGCATGCGTccctgggcagctcgtggctgggtttccgtGATAGTTTCTTATCCGTGATAGTTAGCAAGCCccgccacatccgatgagcgccAGAGCCGGTGTGgtaggatttgatcttagtcctgtattgacgtgaATGCCTGTTTGATGTTTCGTCGGAGGGCGTAGTGttatttcttataagcgtccggattagtgtcccacttcTTGAGaacagcagctctagcctttagctcagtgcggatgttgcctgtaatccatggcttctggttgggatatgtacatgcagtcactgtggggacgacgtcatcgattgCCTTATTAATGAtgctggtgactgatgtggtgtactcatcaatgccattggatgaatcccggaacatatcctagcctgtgctagcgaaacagtcctgtagcctaGCATcaacttcatctgaccacttccgtattgaggatagtcttgaacggagctcgtccagtttgttCCCCAGTGATTGTACGTTCTCCAATAGAAGGAGGGTAGAGGTGGTTTATGTACTCGCCAACGTAGTTTCGTCAGGGTGCCCGCACGTCGGCCTCTCTTACGACACCTTTTTCGAGTTTCGGGGATTAGGGCCTAGTCTGGGGTCAGCAGTATGTCCTGCGCCTCCGCCTCATTGACGTGgaaatcttcatccaaatcgATGTTAGTGATAGCTGTTCTGATGTATAgtagctattttcggtcataggaaatgatggcggaaacattatgtacaacaaAGTTAATATTAGCaccaaaaaaaaacagaaaatagCAGAATTTGTCAGGAGCCCGGTAAAACGGCTGCTATACATTGCAGCTCCATTCTTAATCAAAACATGATGGCAAATGCAATGATAATTGACATTTaactttccctctcttctctttacctctctcttcctccccctctccatctcagtccgaagaagaaggggagaggaggctCATTTCCGAGTGGGTATGGGACTGGTCCAGTCGGCCCGAGAACCTTCCACCAAAGTAAGAACCAAATTGATTCTCATTCTAATTCGTTCTAATTCCATTTACCTTACATTGACCATGTCTCAGTGAATCATTTCACCCCTAGTTTCATGTTTAGGCCAtcattgtacataagaatttgttcttattaactgacttgcctagttaaataaaggttaaataaaataaacataaaaTAAACATTAATTTACACACGTACTTGGCTGCCTATAACAAGCACTGACTCGTGAGGAGCCTGTAGATGTGCTGTAGGGAATGTAGTCATAATATTTTATACATAATGAATGAAATCTTGTACAGTAACATTGAAACATGACAGATATCTCTCTGTTACACCTAAACATGACAGATGATAGTTTCATTTCCTTTTTACActaatgtacatgaatgtatgttTCTTCTCGTGTTATGGAGCTATTGAACAGCTCACAGGCTTTTCTTGAAATATTCTAACTGAGAAGATATGAGAACTAGAATTTCTCCTGAGAAATCTCCTTTTATCTTGAGGAACAAAGCATgttttcttctctccttctctttctctctatgttcccctttctccatctctttctttcttcatCTTCCTttgtctccctttctccctccccctctctccctcgcttttttcctccctctctctcgattCTGCTTTATGCCTCTCTTGCACTCAGGGAGTTTGTGTTCCAACACCCGAAGCAGCAGTCGGGCTCCCTGAGCGTAAGGAAGAGTGAGGTGATGAAAAGAGGCCtgttctcctctgacgtcctcatGATCCTCATCCCCTCACTGCTTGCCTCGCACCTGCTCACACTGGGAAtagggtaagacacacacacacacacacacacacacacacacacacacacacacacatggtataTCTTATGTTCTGTAATGAGATGCAGGTTGTCTTAGTAATGATAATGTAGTAACCTACTATATGACCACCAGCACCTGATGCTTTTTATTATAGATCTCTTTCCTAATGGCAGCATTCTGTTTTTATACAACAAGGAGGTAAATGTGCATCCTTCATTATTAGCAgtatatttctctctcccttcgcAGGATCTACATAGGGAAGCGATTGGCTGCCTCCACAACTAGCACTCTGTGACGTGCTTCCGGGCAGCGCTCCCATTCGCTGACGGCAGACCAATAGGATCTCAGCCCTCGCCACAGTACACTTGTTGCCCTTTCTCCCTGTCATGCGGCAACTTTCTTtaccactgtctctctgtctgtctgtctgtctgtccaccataactttgtgtgtctgtccgtcaGTCATCCAGCATCTCTGAATCTGTGATTGTCCCAGGGCCAGAGcgtgtctgtttgtctctctctgtgtgtgtgtgtgtgtgtgtgtgtgtgtgtcagggcagGACTGTTGATACTCTACGGACATTGTGTCAATGACTCAGACTGAGGTCACTTTTACTCTCCCAGCAGAGTAACACTGATCTCAATTAACTAACAGAGAGAAACGAGTGataagaccgagagagagaatggagagagaaagaaagagaataaCACCCAGATAAATCCCCATTGAAGGTGTTAGCGGGGTGTTGAAGAAATCGGGTATATAGCCCAATGATTGcccaaataaaaaacagaatctAATCCTGGTGAAAGAAAGAGGTCACCAACAGAGCCATATACAGGCAGTATATGCCTATATGACTCTGGTCACCAATATTATGTGTCAGACAAGCCAGAACTGTGATGAGCCCAGGTGATTTGTATTAGGTTGAGGAATGGTTTGTTTCATGTTCTTAGGTGTTTATGACCACAAAAGTGGCTCTGGTTTTGCACTTTGTCCTATATAACCACCTGACTGTTTGAACTCTGAACTATTTGAATGACTATAACCCCATTAAACCTCATTTGTCACACGTGTCCGTGATCCATTTGTCTATCTTACTCCATCTTTCCTTCTCTATTCACTTTTGTGTTTAGACATTCATTTTATTTGAGAtcgtattatttattttataaatgGTATAAGTGTGTTTTAGatcttattatttattttataaatgGTATAAGTGCTCGAGAGCTATGACATAATAAGAGATATATCAAAACTAAGACATCCTCATTTAACTATTTGTCTGGGTTGTTTATGTGATGCCATTGTTTAACTGAAATAGATTCTCATTTAGCCATATAAGAGTGGAAAGAAGGGCTAACAGGCTGTTTCAGTAATGTGAGTCATTTATCTGTACCGTAAACTACAACATCTGCTGGCCATATAAGAGCTTTTACATGGGAGATGAATCATTGCATatcaacgtgtttacctaataaGTTCACCTTGCTAACAGTATTACTTGTGTGTGTTGAGATAGATCCAGCCACAGTTAGCTACCATCTCACGCATCGGGCTGAAGGTTTTACAGGAATGTAGTGACATCATCAACACCAGTCTGTTTTTTTTCAACCCCCCTGACATCACTtctgaccttaacccttttatttttttttacaagcgTGCGCTGACATGTAATCAGTCCTTTTACACTTGCAGctttgacaacaacaaaaaacgcgCACAGTgttcttgctagtatcactgctctttattaagctttacgtatcggcctcaaggccttcgtcagCTTTCCCATGAAACAAACACCAACCATGTGCACCGCATGTCCCTTATCCCTGTTGAACATCATATATAAAGTAACAGGGCTGGGTTCGGCCGGGGGAGCGGAGTGCTATTTTACTGCATTGGGTAAATTGCCCCCATTTGTTAGGAGCCCTGGCCCAAGTAAATGGCTTTTTCATCCACTAGCAGGATGTTTGATGTGAAAGCTCCTGCTGTGCTCACACTGCTAGCCCAAACACACCGAGCTGACTGTGCAACCCTATAAGGGTCGCTCCACCAATTTGGTGCCTTTCGAGAAGTGTAACTTGGTTAAAAAAAACTACGTTGATTGCACCTAATTTGTaccttctgtcataaagagcacatgttcaaaaaatatatgttttcccatctccagtGGTCAACCTCTGTAAGTCTAAGCCGTTGGGTTCTAAGCTAACATAACAGAAttattttaagatggtcatactatggatcatttagccGTTTGATTTTAAGAAACAACGTTTTGAAGTgtttgtcctatatctaggagacatAAGATAGCTCAGGAaataattagattttttttctctcacatatTTAAACCCTTTTCCTGGGTAGGCACAAAAACTACCTTCATTCTTCCATTCATTTATTAAAACCGGTTACCCCCAGACAAATCCCGTGACACTGGTGGACGTCGTAGAGCGAAACGGAGACCATCGTTTTTGTGACGCTACCGACGTTTTCGTGactcaaagcaacaaaataactagggctttacaatgatggtgaaaacgtGGAGAAAGGAAAGGGTTAAGTGTGttcaaatcttcctagaagtcacagagggtgCACGGAGGGACATGACAAAATTTGGAATTTTtgtctttattcatataaaaaaatctgattttattgaattctccatgtggtctatattaaagttaTTAAAGGGCATAATTTAAtaaaacaggcttttaaaattcaatattggtgcacaatatctacctaaactcagcaaaaaaagaaacgccctctcactgtcaactctgtttattttcagcaaacttaacatgtgtaaatatttgaatgaacataacatgagatataaactgaacaagttccacagacatgtgactaacagaaatggaataatgttccTCTGAGCAAagcggggtgggggggggggtcaaaatcaaaagtaacagtcagtatctggtgtggccaccagctgcattaagtactgcagtgcatctcttcctcatggactgcaccagatttgccagttcttgctgtgagatgttaccccactcttccaccaaggcatttgcaagttcccggacatttctgaggggaatggtcctagccctcaccctccgatccaacacgtcccagatgtgctcaatgggattgagatccaggctcattgctggccatggcagaacactgacattcctgtcttgcaggaaatcactcacagaacaagcagtatggctggtggcattgtcatggagggtcatgtcaggatgagcctgcaggaagggtgccatatgagggaggaggatgtcttccctgtaacgcacagcgttgagattgcctgcaatgacaacaagctcagtccgatgatgctgtgacacactgccccagaccatgacggaccctccacctccaaatcgatctcgctccagagtacaggccttggtgtaacgctcagtCCTTCGATGTTAAACGCAAATCTGacctcacccctggtgagacaaaaccgcgactcgtcagtgaagagcactttttgccaggcctgtctggtccagcgacggtgggtttgtgcccataggcgacgttgttgccggtgatgtctggtgaggacctgccttacaacaggcctacaagccctcagtccagcctctctcagcctattgctgaCAGTCtgggcactgatggagggattgtgcgttcttggtgtaactcgggcagttgttgttgccatcctgtacctgtcccgcaggtgtgatgttcggatgtattgctcctgtgcagatgttgttacacgtggtctgccactgcgaggacgatcagctgtctgtcctgtctccctgtagcactgtcttaggcgtctcacagtacggacgttgcaatttattgccctggccacatctgcagtcctcatgcctccttgcagcatgcttaaggcacgttcacaaagatgagcagggaccctgggcatctttactttggtgtttttccagtcagtagaaaggcctctttagtgtcctaagttttcataactgtgaccttaattgcctactgtctgtaagctgttagtgtcttaacgacggttccacaggtgcatgttcattacttgtttatggttcattgaacaagcacgggaaacagtatttaaaccctttacaatgaagatctatgaagttattt encodes:
- the zgc:73226 gene encoding BCL2/adenovirus E1B 19 kDa protein-interacting protein 3: MSGSSTPEDALYGSWVELEELISAVSSRDSLTGQQQDTASWALQGELERILLEAQLECERSKDSPPLVVTPPQTTASPPHSEGSSSTDCVTIQSEEEGERRLISEWVWDWSSRPENLPPKEFVFQHPKQQSGSLSVRKSEVMKRGLFSSDVLMILIPSLLASHLLTLGIGIYIGKRLAASTTSTL